One window of Deinococcus cellulosilyticus NBRC 106333 = KACC 11606 genomic DNA carries:
- the thiS gene encoding sulfur carrier protein ThiS yields MQVNGQDHTHQEGLTLFGLLNQFGIAKERVAVMVNDQIYPAGQLEDVVLQPDDVIEIVKAMQGG; encoded by the coding sequence ATGCAGGTTAATGGACAGGACCACACCCATCAGGAAGGCCTGACCCTGTTCGGACTGCTGAACCAGTTCGGGATTGCAAAGGAGCGGGTGGCTGTGATGGTCAATGACCAGATTTACCCCGCCGGGCAGCTTGAGGATGTGGTTTTGCAGCCTGACGACGTGATCGAGATTGTGAAAGCGATGCAAGGGGGATAG
- the thiE gene encoding thiamine phosphate synthase gives MTHKPNPNLYLVANFTPEMSEKEYLERCEAALKGGVGVLQLRAKQSEVRSQIALGEQLRDLTRKYRATFFVNDRVDVALTVRADGVHLGQQDLPPAFARQFAPGLLIGRSTHAPEQALHAVKEGAHYFAVGPIWETPTKAGRKAVGLEYARWAVQQKIPLPFYAIGNVNLDNITELVMAGVQRVAVVRALLNAPDPEQAARGFCKSLELVHAG, from the coding sequence ATGACCCACAAACCGAACCCCAACCTGTATCTGGTGGCAAATTTCACTCCAGAAATGTCGGAAAAAGAGTATCTGGAACGCTGCGAAGCGGCCCTCAAGGGCGGGGTGGGCGTGCTGCAACTCCGGGCCAAGCAGTCCGAAGTGCGAAGCCAGATTGCACTTGGAGAGCAGCTCAGGGACCTGACCCGCAAATACAGGGCCACCTTTTTTGTGAATGACCGGGTGGATGTGGCGCTCACCGTTCGGGCAGATGGGGTCCACCTCGGGCAGCAGGACCTGCCTCCAGCCTTTGCCCGTCAGTTTGCCCCGGGGTTGCTGATTGGACGGTCCACCCACGCCCCGGAACAGGCCCTTCATGCTGTGAAAGAGGGTGCCCACTACTTTGCGGTAGGCCCCATCTGGGAGACCCCCACCAAGGCAGGTCGTAAAGCCGTGGGATTGGAGTACGCCCGCTGGGCCGTGCAGCAGAAAATCCCACTTCCGTTTTACGCCATCGGAAACGTCAACCTTGACAACATCACCGAACTGGTGATGGCCGGTGTACAGCGGGTGGCGGTGGTGCGGGCGCTCCTGAATGCCCCTGACCCGGAGCAGGCAGCCCGTGGGTTCTGCAAATCCCTGGAGCTTGTCCATGCAGGTTAA
- the thiC gene encoding phosphomethylpyrimidine synthase ThiC: MQTITTRPFPASRKKHVSGILYPELKVPFRVIEQHATLEVWNGVTRKTPNPDVWVYDTSGPYTDPDQTVDVYTGLSQTRRNWVLGRGDVEELPDFSSEFTRNLLQDSQTFPNIPRPLRARSGHNVTQMHYARRGIITPEMEYVAIREQERLEGMQEYIQQHAGQGFGANIPREITPEFVRSEIAKGRAIIPANINHTELEPMVIGRNFRVKINANIGNSAVSSSIEEEIEKMVWATRWGADTIMDLSTGKNIHQTREWIIRNSPVPVGTVPIYQALEKVGGKAEELTWEIYRDTLIEQAEQGVDYFTIHAGVLLRYIPLTARRRTGIVSRGGSIMAKWCLAHHQESFLYTHFAEICEIMQAYDVSFSLGDGLRPGSLEDANDAAQFAELHTLGELTRIAWKHDVQTMIEGPGHVPMQLIKENMDEQLKHCFEAPFYTLGPLTTDIAPGYDHITSAIGAAQIGWYGTAMLCYVTPKEHLGLPDKNDVREGVITYKIAAHAADLAKGFPGAQIRDNALSKARFEFRWEDQFNLSLDPERARSFHDATLPAEAAKTAHFCSMCGPHFCSMKLTEDIRRGMQEKSEEFQEKGLNIYLEAAGVEQPT, encoded by the coding sequence ATGCAGACCATCACCACCCGGCCTTTTCCGGCCAGCCGAAAAAAACATGTTTCGGGAATCCTTTATCCTGAACTGAAAGTGCCTTTTCGCGTCATTGAACAGCACGCCACCCTGGAAGTGTGGAATGGTGTGACCCGCAAAACACCCAACCCGGATGTGTGGGTGTATGACACAAGCGGTCCCTACACCGATCCTGACCAGACGGTGGATGTTTACACTGGACTTTCCCAGACCCGCAGAAACTGGGTGCTGGGCAGGGGAGATGTTGAAGAGCTTCCTGATTTCTCCTCGGAATTCACCCGGAACCTGCTGCAGGACAGTCAGACCTTCCCGAACATCCCCAGACCCCTGCGGGCCAGAAGCGGGCACAACGTGACCCAGATGCATTACGCCAGGAGAGGCATCATCACTCCCGAGATGGAGTATGTGGCGATCCGAGAGCAGGAGCGTCTGGAGGGCATGCAGGAGTACATTCAGCAACATGCAGGACAGGGCTTTGGCGCTAACATCCCCCGGGAGATCACCCCTGAGTTTGTGCGTTCTGAGATTGCAAAGGGTCGGGCCATCATTCCCGCAAACATCAACCACACCGAACTTGAACCCATGGTCATTGGGCGCAACTTTCGGGTGAAGATCAATGCCAACATCGGCAACAGTGCGGTTTCGAGTTCCATTGAAGAGGAAATCGAGAAGATGGTGTGGGCCACCAGGTGGGGCGCAGACACCATCATGGACCTCTCGACGGGCAAAAACATCCACCAGACCCGCGAGTGGATCATCCGCAACAGCCCTGTTCCGGTGGGGACTGTACCCATCTATCAGGCCCTCGAAAAAGTTGGGGGCAAGGCCGAAGAACTGACCTGGGAGATCTACCGGGACACCCTGATCGAGCAGGCAGAGCAGGGCGTGGATTACTTCACCATTCACGCAGGAGTCCTGCTGAGGTACATTCCCCTCACCGCCAGACGCCGCACCGGGATTGTGTCCAGAGGGGGCTCCATCATGGCGAAATGGTGCCTGGCCCACCACCAGGAAAGCTTCCTGTACACCCACTTTGCAGAGATCTGCGAGATCATGCAGGCTTACGATGTGAGTTTCAGCCTGGGAGATGGCCTGAGGCCCGGATCTCTGGAAGATGCCAACGATGCAGCCCAGTTTGCAGAACTGCACACCCTGGGTGAACTGACCCGCATCGCCTGGAAGCACGACGTGCAGACCATGATCGAGGGTCCCGGTCACGTCCCGATGCAGCTCATCAAAGAGAACATGGACGAGCAACTGAAACACTGCTTTGAGGCTCCTTTTTACACACTGGGACCCCTGACCACTGACATTGCACCGGGTTACGACCACATCACCTCGGCCATAGGAGCGGCGCAGATCGGGTGGTATGGCACAGCCATGCTCTGCTATGTGACCCCCAAAGAACACCTGGGCCTTCCCGACAAGAACGACGTGCGGGAAGGCGTGATCACCTACAAGATTGCTGCCCATGCTGCGGATCTTGCCAAAGGCTTCCCCGGTGCACAGATCCGGGACAATGCCCTCTCAAAAGCGCGGTTTGAGTTCCGCTGGGAGGACCAGTTCAACCTGTCTCTGGACCCTGAGCGGGCCAGAAGCTTCCATGATGCCACCTTGCCTGCAGAGGCCGCCAAGACCGCCCACTTCTGCTCCATGTGTGGCCCCCACTTCTGCTCAATGAAACTCACTGAAGACATCAGACGGGGAATGCAGGAAAAATCAGAGGAGTTCCAGGAAAAGGGCCTCAACATCTACCTTGAAGCCGCTGGAGTGGAGCAACCCACATGA
- the thiD gene encoding bifunctional hydroxymethylpyrimidine kinase/phosphomethylpyrimidine kinase translates to MTKVVLSIAGSDPSGGAGIQADLKTLHAHGVYGLTVPTLITVQNTLGVQAVHPLPAELVQHQIQVLLDDFEVEAIKIGALGNRAIIEAVHEVLQALNVPVVLDPVLVSTSGKSLLEDAAISALQKWLFPLCTLITPNLPELQVLYRGKVPTEGNFLVKGGHGNGTVLTDTLWMAGERVVEFHAERQSTRNLHGTGCTLSSSIAAHLTSGFSLPEAVRQAHAYLQGAIRHAPDLGQGSGGLNHFWQQNGAAFAEMDSSLCSGQSH, encoded by the coding sequence ATGACGAAAGTGGTGCTTTCCATTGCAGGTTCGGACCCCAGCGGAGGGGCAGGCATCCAGGCCGACCTGAAGACGCTTCATGCCCATGGTGTTTATGGCCTGACGGTTCCCACCCTGATCACCGTGCAGAACACCCTGGGCGTGCAGGCCGTCCATCCGTTGCCTGCTGAACTGGTGCAGCATCAGATTCAGGTTTTGCTGGACGATTTCGAGGTTGAAGCCATCAAAATTGGGGCTCTTGGGAACAGGGCCATCATTGAGGCGGTACATGAGGTTTTGCAGGCTTTGAATGTGCCTGTGGTGCTTGATCCTGTGCTGGTTTCAACCAGTGGCAAGTCCCTGCTGGAGGATGCCGCCATCTCTGCATTGCAGAAATGGCTATTTCCCCTGTGTACGCTGATCACACCCAACCTTCCTGAACTTCAAGTGCTTTATCGGGGAAAAGTCCCTACAGAAGGGAACTTTCTGGTCAAAGGAGGCCATGGGAACGGGACCGTACTGACCGACACTCTATGGATGGCAGGGGAACGGGTCGTTGAATTTCATGCAGAGAGACAGAGCACCCGCAATCTGCATGGCACAGGGTGCACCCTTTCCAGCAGCATTGCTGCTCACCTCACATCTGGTTTTTCTCTTCCAGAGGCGGTCCGACAGGCCCATGCTTACTTGCAGGGAGCCATCCGTCATGCACCTGATCTGGGTCAGGGTTCAGGTGGACTCAACCATTTCTGGCAACAAAATGGTGCTGCTTTTGCTGAAATGGACTCCAGCTTGTGTTCAGGTCAGTCTCATTGA
- the argF gene encoding ornithine carbamoyltransferase — translation MTKFPPLLTGRDFLSNLDITPEEYRAIMDTAHAMKRGEFKGLKPLDGQTLALIFEKASLRTRTTFDVAMYQLGGHSITLSNNEIGLGTRERISDVAKNLERWVDGVMARVYLQSTLIELAEHSTIPVINGLSDFLHPVQLLADYQTIEENFGQENLSGLKVTYLGDGNNLANSHIHMGILTGAHVTVCTPVGYEPNGGVLLDAIKAGANITLTHSIDEALEGTDVLYTDVWISMGQEAEAERKRQAFAGFCVDAAMLERIKPDGVFLHCLPAHYGEEVVPEATEHRKSKVFDQAENRLHAQKALLYHVMGGQNVRW, via the coding sequence ATGACGAAGTTCCCTCCGCTCCTCACTGGCAGAGATTTCCTGAGCAATCTGGACATTACGCCTGAAGAATACCGCGCCATCATGGACACCGCCCATGCCATGAAGCGCGGCGAATTTAAAGGTCTCAAGCCCCTCGACGGCCAGACCCTTGCCCTCATTTTCGAAAAAGCGTCCCTGCGCACAAGGACCACTTTTGATGTGGCCATGTACCAGCTTGGGGGGCATTCCATCACCCTCAGCAACAATGAGATTGGCCTGGGAACCCGGGAACGCATCAGTGATGTGGCCAAGAACCTGGAGCGCTGGGTGGATGGAGTGATGGCCCGTGTTTACCTGCAAAGCACCCTGATTGAACTGGCCGAGCACTCCACCATTCCTGTGATCAACGGCCTGTCGGATTTCCTGCACCCTGTGCAACTGCTGGCCGATTACCAGACCATTGAGGAGAACTTCGGTCAGGAGAACCTCTCTGGCCTGAAAGTCACCTACCTTGGTGACGGGAACAACCTGGCCAACAGCCACATCCACATGGGCATTCTCACCGGAGCCCACGTGACGGTGTGCACCCCTGTCGGCTATGAACCCAATGGTGGCGTGCTGCTGGATGCCATCAAGGCCGGAGCCAACATCACCCTGACCCACAGCATCGATGAGGCTCTGGAGGGCACCGATGTGCTGTACACCGACGTGTGGATCTCGATGGGCCAGGAGGCCGAAGCCGAGCGCAAGCGGCAGGCTTTTGCTGGTTTCTGTGTGGATGCGGCCATGCTGGAAAGAATCAAACCCGATGGCGTTTTCCTGCACTGCCTCCCTGCCCACTACGGCGAGGAAGTGGTTCCTGAGGCCACCGAGCACCGCAAATCGAAGGTGTTCGATCAGGCTGAGAACCGCCTGCACGCCCAGAAAGCCCTGCTCTACCACGTGATGGGTGGGCAGAACGTCCGCTGGTAA
- the argC gene encoding N-acetyl-gamma-glutamyl-phosphate reductase, translating into MGKPRVFIDGEAGTTGLQIRSRLEGRTDLELVSIDPALRKDQNERRRLINSADVVVLCLPDEASKEAVGMLENDTTRVLDASTAYRVAEGWTYGFPEMTPSQKDEIRNARFVSNPGCYSTGMIALVRPLVDAGILPANAALSVQGFSGYSGGGRQLVDAMENRGGTHPLAGKFKSYALGLAHKHVPEMKKYGALQTAPLFTPSVGAWRQGMLVQIPLHLSTLPEGTTGEKIHAALANHYAGQRFIEVMPFEHGKPAEPQLDPQDLNDTNRLQVFVFENASLGHVLLVARLDNLGKGASGAAAQNLDVMLGLEGDHDYSVPSDLV; encoded by the coding sequence ATGGGCAAACCCCGAGTATTTATTGATGGTGAGGCCGGAACCACTGGCCTGCAAATCCGGTCCAGGCTGGAAGGGCGCACCGACCTTGAACTGGTCAGCATCGATCCCGCCCTGCGCAAAGACCAGAACGAACGCAGACGGCTGATCAACAGTGCAGATGTGGTGGTCCTTTGCCTCCCCGACGAGGCCTCAAAAGAAGCTGTGGGCATGCTGGAGAACGACACCACCCGTGTGCTGGATGCCAGCACCGCTTACCGGGTGGCTGAGGGCTGGACTTACGGCTTTCCCGAAATGACCCCCTCTCAAAAAGATGAGATTCGCAATGCACGCTTCGTCTCCAATCCAGGGTGTTACTCCACCGGAATGATCGCCCTGGTGCGGCCTCTGGTGGATGCGGGCATCCTGCCTGCCAATGCCGCTCTGAGTGTCCAGGGATTCAGTGGGTACAGTGGGGGTGGCCGCCAGCTGGTGGACGCCATGGAAAACCGGGGCGGGACCCACCCTCTTGCCGGAAAGTTCAAGTCCTATGCCCTGGGCCTGGCCCACAAGCACGTGCCAGAAATGAAGAAGTACGGTGCCCTGCAAACGGCTCCTCTTTTCACCCCCTCTGTGGGAGCCTGGAGGCAGGGCATGCTGGTGCAGATTCCGCTCCATCTGAGCACCCTTCCAGAAGGCACCACTGGTGAAAAAATTCATGCAGCTCTGGCAAATCATTACGCAGGCCAGCGGTTCATCGAGGTGATGCCTTTTGAGCATGGCAAGCCTGCAGAACCCCAGCTTGATCCCCAGGACCTCAATGACACCAACCGCCTGCAGGTTTTTGTTTTTGAGAATGCTTCCCTGGGTCACGTGCTGCTGGTGGCCAGACTGGACAACCTCGGAAAAGGTGCATCAGGTGCTGCTGCACAGAACCTGGACGTGATGCTGGGTCTGGAAGGCGATCATGACTACAGTGTCCCCTCCGACCTGGTATGA
- a CDS encoding barstar family protein produces the protein MSDLIEHFFLFSPPAAQPEAGLRLSGDHATLHIPPVSSFTELVQVYGEGLGQEGYFGNSLDSFQDCLKDSKSFWSIQPATLEVVHQALPNLPESHLEAYISMLIQMVIRYSTHAQHNEQLDPQQLREELRQNFPSMSEAQVEFYISPIPTTTFRVHFPAHTRGVLQQVLEGLQHDVQHELTYWKSKGFTLPSRFTD, from the coding sequence ATGAGTGACCTGATCGAACATTTCTTTCTGTTCAGCCCCCCTGCAGCGCAGCCAGAGGCAGGCCTCAGGCTGTCAGGTGACCATGCCACACTGCACATCCCGCCGGTATCTTCTTTCACAGAGCTTGTTCAGGTGTATGGAGAGGGCCTGGGGCAGGAGGGTTACTTTGGCAACAGCCTGGATTCTTTTCAGGATTGCCTGAAAGACTCCAAAAGCTTCTGGAGCATCCAACCTGCAACCCTCGAAGTGGTGCACCAGGCGCTTCCCAACCTGCCTGAGAGCCATCTGGAAGCCTATATTTCCATGCTGATCCAGATGGTCATCCGGTACAGCACCCATGCCCAGCACAATGAACAACTCGACCCGCAACAGCTCAGGGAGGAGTTGCGCCAGAATTTTCCCAGCATGTCAGAAGCCCAGGTGGAGTTTTACATTTCTCCCATCCCCACCACCACCTTCAGGGTGCATTTTCCTGCGCACACCAGAGGGGTGCTGCAGCAGGTTCTGGAAGGCCTGCAGCATGACGTGCAGCATGAACTGACCTACTGGAAAAGCAAGGGGTTCACTTTGCCCTCCCGATTCACCGATTGA
- the argJ gene encoding bifunctional glutamate N-acetyltransferase/amino-acid acetyltransferase ArgJ, with protein sequence MTLAFQPRGFKVCARNIGIKQGLLDFTVIASEVPASGAAVFTQSAFCGSPIIVGREHVKDGVLQAFVINSGNSNVATGEQGIQNAREIVRLVADELGIKPEDILPSSTGVIGRQLPMDIIRAGIQGVGRDLKDGHLEDAAVAIMTTDTRPKVRSAQIGDAVLVGMAKGSGMIEPNMATMLSYFVTDAKIDPETLQSLLRDVVNLSFNMVSVDTDTSTSDTVAMMANGLAGEVDLEEFRRVFTAMAIELAQDIARDGEGATKLIEVRVKGANSFRDAKALAKSIVNSPLVKTAIFGTDPNWGRIAMALGKVDTQDTRIDPYQVQISFGDLMVYDKGNSDAGQLDALTRYLQGTDILIDVHLNLGSHEATVWGCDLTYDYVKINGEYTT encoded by the coding sequence ATGACCTTAGCGTTTCAACCCAGAGGGTTCAAAGTCTGTGCCCGCAACATTGGCATCAAACAGGGACTGCTGGATTTCACCGTCATTGCCTCAGAGGTTCCGGCTTCTGGTGCAGCCGTGTTCACCCAGAGTGCCTTTTGTGGCAGCCCCATCATCGTGGGCCGCGAGCATGTGAAAGACGGCGTTCTGCAGGCTTTCGTGATCAACAGTGGCAACAGCAACGTCGCCACCGGAGAGCAGGGCATCCAGAATGCCCGCGAAATTGTGCGTCTGGTCGCTGATGAACTTGGCATCAAACCTGAAGACATCCTGCCCTCCTCCACCGGGGTGATTGGCCGTCAATTGCCGATGGACATCATCCGTGCAGGGATTCAGGGCGTCGGACGGGACCTGAAAGACGGGCATCTGGAAGATGCTGCCGTGGCCATCATGACCACCGACACCCGCCCGAAAGTCCGTTCTGCACAAATCGGGGACGCGGTTCTGGTGGGCATGGCCAAAGGCAGCGGCATGATCGAGCCCAACATGGCGACCATGCTTTCCTATTTCGTGACCGACGCAAAAATTGACCCTGAGACCCTGCAGTCCCTGCTGCGGGATGTGGTGAACCTCTCGTTCAACATGGTCAGTGTGGACACCGACACCTCCACTTCAGACACGGTGGCCATGATGGCCAACGGCCTTGCTGGAGAGGTGGATCTGGAGGAGTTCCGGAGGGTGTTCACCGCAATGGCCATCGAACTCGCGCAGGACATCGCCCGTGATGGTGAAGGGGCCACCAAACTGATCGAGGTGCGGGTCAAGGGTGCAAACTCCTTCCGTGACGCCAAAGCCCTCGCCAAGAGCATTGTGAACAGTCCCCTGGTCAAGACCGCCATCTTCGGCACCGACCCCAACTGGGGACGCATTGCCATGGCCCTGGGCAAGGTGGACACCCAGGACACCCGCATTGATCCCTATCAGGTGCAGATCTCCTTTGGGGACCTGATGGTCTATGACAAAGGAAACTCTGATGCGGGTCAACTTGATGCCCTGACCCGATACCTGCAAGGCACCGACATCCTGATTGACGTGCACCTGAATCTCGGTTCGCACGAGGCCACCGTGTGGGGCTGCGATCTCACCTATGACTATGTGAAAATCAACGGTGAATACACCACCTGA
- a CDS encoding DNA internalization-related competence protein ComEC/Rec2 — translation MLSLTYPVYFLAALAAGILLAHKLLWGLLLLVPLFWLRAPGPLLLALCFVGWGYFHAAALLKRPDPLLPYYGKKWQLDGHWDGTFLKLREPEVRVALAPAPDVPAGHLVIRGTLNPPEGRRNFHGFDYAAWLKLRGVHGVLYGGKVVQTEPEQGFHTHFQTGLTTQLNPQHAALMVALELGDKQDLRDQKLGEWTLQEAFTRAGVAHFLALSGQHVAILVGLLEVLLRRFGRWRYGTLLGFLGLYLLLVGIEPSILRAVLQGGVVLLALWMGQGKLDLLGTLALTGLVSLTVYPQWLFDVGFQLSYLAVLGLSFTPEVVSKLPGGIPKWLSYPLAATFCAELLTLPVVAGNFNALPWISPISNLILGPFMVVLVPAGMLAGLLGPLAVVLNPLIGVVLSVFLWLVSLFAQVPPLPWGTISPAGLVLYLLWLFAAFLWLRNRLTAVPFLALSLSASLISYLPAQLFPPQRIVYLDVGQGDSTLLQLGHFTMLIDGGGSPGSSFDVGARTVVPALHKLGIFHLDVVVASHADTDHIEGLTAVLKSIPTAELWIGHDKEEDPGLREVLNAARNRKVPIREVRRGDQFRVGDSTLQVLYPEGTPWSKEDNDNSVVLRVQRHGFSTVFLGDLSGHLENRLGVGPLTVLKVAHHGSRHSSNLTFLQETRPRYAVISSGKNTYGHPHPEVLGHLQSLGVQILRTDQRGALMLYLP, via the coding sequence ATGCTGTCTCTGACCTATCCCGTCTACTTTCTGGCTGCGCTGGCAGCAGGCATTCTGCTGGCCCACAAGCTGCTCTGGGGGCTGCTTCTGCTGGTCCCTCTGTTCTGGTTGCGTGCTCCGGGACCCCTGCTGCTGGCCTTGTGTTTTGTGGGATGGGGGTACTTTCATGCTGCTGCTCTGCTGAAGAGACCTGATCCTTTGCTGCCTTATTACGGCAAGAAGTGGCAACTGGATGGTCACTGGGATGGGACTTTTCTGAAGCTCAGGGAGCCCGAGGTGCGGGTGGCTCTTGCGCCTGCACCGGATGTTCCTGCTGGTCATCTGGTGATCCGTGGGACCCTGAACCCTCCTGAGGGCAGAAGGAATTTTCACGGGTTTGATTACGCAGCCTGGCTGAAACTTCGTGGGGTACATGGTGTGCTTTACGGAGGCAAGGTGGTGCAAACAGAACCAGAGCAGGGGTTTCACACCCACTTCCAGACAGGCCTGACCACACAACTGAACCCCCAGCATGCAGCCCTGATGGTGGCCCTGGAACTCGGAGACAAACAGGACCTCAGGGACCAGAAACTCGGTGAATGGACCCTTCAGGAGGCCTTCACCCGGGCTGGGGTGGCGCACTTTCTGGCCCTCAGTGGTCAGCACGTGGCGATCCTGGTGGGGTTGCTGGAGGTTTTGCTGCGCAGATTTGGAAGGTGGCGCTACGGAACTCTGCTGGGGTTTCTTGGACTGTACCTCCTGCTGGTTGGGATTGAGCCGAGCATCCTGAGGGCTGTCCTGCAGGGAGGAGTGGTCCTGCTGGCCCTCTGGATGGGACAGGGCAAACTGGATCTGCTGGGCACCCTCGCCCTCACTGGACTGGTCAGCCTGACGGTGTACCCACAGTGGCTTTTTGATGTGGGGTTTCAGCTGTCCTATCTGGCGGTGCTGGGCCTCAGTTTCACGCCGGAAGTGGTCAGCAAACTGCCAGGGGGCATTCCGAAATGGCTGTCTTACCCCCTGGCAGCAACCTTCTGTGCAGAACTCCTCACGCTTCCGGTGGTGGCTGGGAATTTCAATGCGCTGCCCTGGATCAGCCCGATCAGCAACCTCATTCTGGGACCGTTCATGGTGGTGCTGGTTCCAGCAGGCATGCTGGCAGGGCTTCTGGGACCCCTTGCGGTGGTGCTGAACCCCCTGATTGGGGTGGTGTTGTCTGTGTTTCTGTGGCTGGTTTCGCTGTTCGCACAGGTGCCACCCTTGCCGTGGGGAACCATCAGCCCTGCAGGACTGGTGCTGTACCTGTTGTGGCTCTTTGCGGCGTTCCTGTGGCTGCGGAACCGCCTCACAGCTGTTCCGTTTCTGGCCCTCAGTCTTTCGGCAAGCCTGATTTCTTACCTGCCCGCACAGTTGTTTCCACCCCAGCGCATCGTTTACCTGGATGTGGGGCAGGGAGACAGCACCCTGTTGCAACTGGGCCACTTCACCATGTTGATTGATGGAGGAGGGAGCCCTGGAAGTTCCTTTGATGTGGGTGCCCGCACAGTGGTTCCTGCCTTGCACAAACTGGGGATTTTTCATCTGGATGTGGTGGTCGCCAGCCATGCCGACACCGATCACATCGAGGGCCTCACCGCTGTGCTGAAGAGCATCCCCACCGCAGAACTCTGGATTGGACATGACAAGGAAGAAGATCCCGGGCTGCGTGAGGTGCTCAATGCAGCCCGAAACCGGAAGGTTCCCATCCGGGAAGTGCGCAGGGGAGACCAGTTCAGGGTCGGTGACTCCACGTTGCAGGTGCTCTATCCCGAGGGGACGCCCTGGAGCAAGGAGGACAACGACAACAGTGTGGTGCTCAGGGTGCAAAGGCACGGCTTCAGCACAGTGTTTCTGGGAGACCTGTCAGGCCACCTTGAAAACAGGCTGGGGGTGGGTCCCCTCACGGTCCTGAAAGTGGCCCACCATGGCAGCAGACATTCCAGCAATCTGACCTTCCTGCAGGAAACCCGACCCAGATATGCGGTCATCAGCTCTGGAAAAAACACCTATGGACATCCTCACCCTGAAGTGCTTGGTCACCTGCAATCGCTGGGCGTTCAAATCCTCAGAACCGACCAGAGGGGAGCCCTCATGCTGTACCTGCCCTGA
- a CDS encoding ComEA family DNA-binding protein, with product MKAVHGLLIAFALVGLWIVMDHLRAPRLHLETVRDLPAVREQTVAQTNPVPPVNSSIQPVVMGRINVNTATLEQLVELPKVGPKLAQRIMEHRPYRSMQDLDQVKGIGEKMLHTLEPLITF from the coding sequence ATGAAAGCCGTTCATGGACTTCTGATTGCTTTTGCCCTCGTGGGCCTGTGGATTGTGATGGACCACCTGCGGGCACCCAGACTGCACCTTGAGACCGTCAGGGACCTTCCAGCAGTGCGGGAGCAGACAGTGGCTCAGACAAACCCTGTGCCTCCCGTGAATTCCAGCATTCAACCTGTGGTGATGGGCAGAATCAATGTCAACACGGCCACACTGGAGCAACTGGTTGAACTGCCAAAGGTTGGACCAAAGCTTGCCCAGCGCATCATGGAGCACCGCCCTTATCGAAGCATGCAGGACCTCGATCAGGTGAAGGGCATCGGGGAGAAGATGCTGCACACCCTGGAGCCTCTGATCACGTTCTGA